The following proteins are co-located in the Oncorhynchus gorbuscha isolate QuinsamMale2020 ecotype Even-year linkage group LG22, OgorEven_v1.0, whole genome shotgun sequence genome:
- the LOC124009139 gene encoding uncharacterized protein LOC124009139 translates to MIGHLPQSTDEGLPDSSSSSHRSFGSSRSAFTSGTLQRTDSPSMGQPWPEDRALLSRHASLSTCPTPRHPPPHSMSLDYGHHSPPMHPHPAPNSHSSPRGSQRSHMARYALTHSPAHSFDEQDDSGLGSYGTADCPVSASPLLGNGGMERGMLMSGSMDQQGTIRTQQHQQLQAQGPCLRCCPRRGGRQTGSTPWARPPQPPAGSPAHTAGAPSVSPSPMSCLTSQPLHRCRALPHLCQMSWPSSR, encoded by the exons ATGATTGGTCACCTTCCCCAGTCCACAGATGAGGGCCTACCAGACTCCTCCTCCAGCAGCCATAGGTCCTTCGGCTCCTCTCGCTCTGCCTTCACAAGTGGGACGCTCCAGCGGACAGACAG CCCCTCCATGGGTCAGCCCTGGCCAGAGGACAGAGCCCTCCTGAGCCGCCACGCCTCCCTCAGCACCTGCCCCACCCCCAGgcacccccctccccactccatgTCCCTGGACTACGGACACCACTCCCCTCCCATGCACCCCCACCCGGCCCCCAACTCCCACAGCTCCCCCCGGGGAAGCCAACGGAGCCACATGGCCCGCTATGCCCTCACCCACAGCCCCGCACACAGCTTTGATGAGCAGGACGACTCAGGCCTGGGGAGCTACGGCACCGCCGACTGCccagtctctgcctctcctctactGGGGAACGGCGGCATGGAGAGGGGCATGTTGATGTCTGGTTCCATGGACCAGCAGGGCACCATCCGGacccagcagcaccagcagctcCAGGCCCAGGGGCCTTGCCTCCGCTGCTGCCCGAGAAGAGGAGGGCGTCAGACGGGGAGCACTCCCTGGGCACGGCCTCCCCAGCCCCCAGCGGGTTCTCCAGCCCACACAGCGGGAGCTCCCTCAGTATCCCCTTCCCCAatgtcctgcctgacctctcAGCCTCTGCACAGATGCCGAGCACTGCCTCACCTCTGCCAG ATGTCCTGGCCATCAAGCAGGTGA